DNA from Peromyscus leucopus breed LL Stock chromosome 3, UCI_PerLeu_2.1, whole genome shotgun sequence:
TCAACACTGCACCGAAGAGGGAGAGCGAGACAGCCTGGAGACGCACACATCCCCCCAAGATCTCCCCAGGCGAACGTCCCACAGATTACAGGACAGAACCCTCCAAATCGAAACGGAGGAAACCGACAGCCATTGAACATGGACGAAGGAATCCCTCATTTGCAAGAGAGACAGTTACTGGAACATAGAGATTTTATAGGGTAAGGTGTACGCACCGTTGCGAATTCTGTCTAGGAGTcggtttggcttttttttctgcACAAAGTGATATGGAGCGGGTGAGGGCAGAGCCCATCCCGGAATGGGGGCCTGATGCTGATTTCTGTTTTTGCAGACTGGATTATTCCTCTTTGTATATGTGTAAACCCAAAAGGAGCTTGAAACGGGATGACACCAAGGTAAGTCTTAAGTTTCCCATAACCCGCCTGGGTAGTTAATTAGGGCCATTGATTTCGCAGGGAAACTCTGCCCGCAAATGTATTCCAGCCCCGAGCTTCTCTAACTGTGAATTTTAAGTGGCTTGCTGGATACTCGGGGGGATATTCAACACCGCACCTgaatttaaattgcattttagAAGTCAGGGGAGAGCGTTCCTGGGCATTAGTTCATTGCATAGTGtgtttgggggctggggtgggagggttCTGTCCTgtaagtgaatgagtgaatgtttAGCTTACGGCCGTCTTTTCCCCCGGCTCATGTATGAAGGATACCTACAAATTACCgcacagattaatagaaaagaagagaagagaccgAATTAATGAATGCATTGCTCAGCTGAAAGATTTACTGCCTGAACATCTGAAATTGACAGTAAGATGCACGTTTTCATTCTTTGATGATTTCCAGGGTGTGTTGGCCTGCAATAACTCCCAAGATAggataataaatgtaaatattaagaGGCCTGACTTCCAGCTTGTGCTGTATTGGAGAGTTTCCCAGAGACTAAGAACAGGGGCTCCGGCCGAAGGCAGAGATCGCTGATGACCTGCTTTGCCTAAGTTGCTGGGCTGCGTGGGGGAGCTTATCAAGTAAAATCCGTGTTTTTAAGTAGCCCCTGACACCTTCTGTTTTTGCACCACTGCAGACACTGGGGCATCTGGAGAAAGCAGTGGTTTTGGAATTAACTTTGAAGCACTTGAAAGCGTTAACAGCCTTAACGGAGCAGCAGCATCAGAAGATAATTGCTTTACAGAATGGTAAGTGGGTCCGAAGAAGCCTGCCCTTACAAAAATAAAACCGGGTAGCGTTGGGGGCGCGCTGCCAGAACTCGGCACCGCGTTCTGCTCCTCGTGAACATCCTCTATGCTTTCCCTTCGGTGCCAAGTACCCAGAGCATCCCAGAGGCTTTCTGCGGAGCTGGAGGAGCCCCGTTTATATTTAAAGTGGCGGCTGCGCCTCTCTAGTTGGGTTTTTCAGCCTGGAGGAGAGCGCCTCACCCCGCCACCCCCTCCTCTCGGCAGTCTGCGGATTATATCGCTGGAATGCCCAGGAAAAGCCTAGCTCACTGTAGGCAGCGCAGGGCCCACGTGATGAGCAGATGTCTTAATGCCGCGGTTTTTCTTCTCGCCTCCCTCCCCCGTGCACCCTAGGGGAGCGCTCTCTGAAATCGCCGGTCCAGGCCGACTTGGATGCGTTCCACTCGGGGTTTCAAACCTGCGCCAAAGAAGTCTTGCAATACCTCGCGCGCTTTGAGAGCTGGACGCCCAGGGAGCCGCGCTGTGCCCAGCTCGTCAGCCACCTGCACGCCGTGGCCACCCAGCTCCTGACGCCACAGGTGCCCCCGGGCAGGGGCCCGGGCCGCGCGCCCTGCAGCACGGGGGCTGCGGCCACCCCGGGCCCCGAGCGCGCGGCCCGCTGCGTGCCGGTCATCCAGCGGACTCAGCCCGGCACCGAGCCCGAGCATGACACGGACACCGACAGCGGCTACGGAGGCGAGGCAGAGCAGGGCCGCGCCGCTGTCAAGCAGGAGCCGCCTGGGGACCCGTCCCCTGCACCCAAGAGGCCGAAGCTGGAGGCGCGCGGCGCGCTCCTGGGCCCGGAGCCCGCGCTGCTCGGCTCGCTGGTGGCCCTGGGCGGGGGCGCGCCCTTCGCGCAGCCCGCCGCCGCGCCCTTCTGCCTGCCCTTCTACCTGCTGTCGCCGTCCGCCGCCGCCTAcgtgcagccctggctggacaAGAGCGGCCTGGACAAGTATCTGTACCCCGCGGCGGCCGCACCCTTCCCGCTGTTGTATCCTGGCATCCCCGcagcggccgccgccgccgccttcccCTGCCTGTCGTCCGTGCTGTCGCCGCCTCCTGAGAAGGCAGGCGCGGCCGCCGGTGTCCCTCTGCTGGCGCACGAGGTGGCGCCCCCGGGGCCGCTGCGCCCCCAGCACGCTCACAGCCGCACCCACCTGCCGCGCGCAGGGAACCCGGAGAGCTCTCAGGAAGATGCCTCACAGCCGGCCAAGGATGCCCCCTGAGCCCCCGCAGCTCTTCCAGAACAGGGGCAAGGGGCTCCGGAGGAGTCGCCGGGTTTCCAAGTTCAAAGGCCCCTTAACGCGTGCCAGGGAGGAAGAGTAAGAGATGCTCCGCAGGCTTAGGACAAAAACAGGTGTTTTGTGTACGTTTGGAGTTCCTGTTTTGCCCGTTTCTCACCCTTTTGCCACCCCACCCCTCTACCCGCTCACAcccaacccccgcccccgccgTCACAGATCCTCCGTGAGAAATACTGGTTATGTTCTGTTACCCTCCGTAAATTCAGTccatgccccctcccctttccagaCAGCCTGGTTCTTGGAGAGCCGTGGGGAACCATTTCCAGCCTGGTGCTAGGGTCCTCTGACTCTGGGGCCTGGCGCAGCAGGTGTGCCTCCCAGCTGTCCCTTTAGGAGGCACTCCCTTAGCCGAGGATCTCTCGTGAGGCGTAAATTTACGCCTGTCAGTATTTTGTATTGTTTATCATTTTGAAAGGTACTCATGTTTTCAAAGAGGTGAGGATGCCGTTGCCCTCCTGGGAGGTGGTTGGAGCGGTGGTTACCCCTTGCACTTGTTTGGAAAGACTGGGAGTCCGGCCATCTTCAGGCACTGTGtcagggtgggagctggggagggaggtTGGAGCCCTCCCTGGGCGCCTTCGCTCGCACTTTATTGACAAATTGACCTCAAATCCTCTGCCCCACTTTAATTTCTCAATTCCTGTGCATATGTCATAGgtcatgtttgtgtttctgatgcgtgtcacccacccacccccgccactGCGCGTCATTTTACCCATCATGGTCCCAAATTTTTGTAACGTTAACAgtttagttttgggtttttttttttttttttaagtgcgcTGGGCTGGAAACTGATTGATTTGTGCTCACATTCTTAGATGACAGACATGGAGGGAAGGGCTAGGGTCCCCTGTAACCGGAAGTGCTGTGAAGAGGTACAGGGGAGTCCTGCCAGGCCTGCCATCTCTGGAGACCAAACCAGATGCCAGATAATCAGAAAGAAAGCTTGTTAAAATAAGGCATAAACCAAGACCTTGTCTAGATATTTTTAGTTTGTTGCCAAGGTAGCACTGAGAAATCTCACTTGAATGTTATGTAAGGGGTGAGACACAATAGTCTGGAGTGAAGACATTATCTGGGTCTATGAGTGTGTTCGGGTccgtctgctgctgctgctgctgttgctactGTTTGCCTCAAACGCTGTGTTTAAACAATGTTCAACTCTTAGCCTACCAAGGCGGCTGTATGTACATAGCTGTTAATACACCCAATTAATGATGTCTGACATGCTATTTTTGTAGGGAGAAGATACGTGCTAatgatatttttagttaaaatatctTTTGGGGAGGACTTGGTGAAATGTTTGCACTTTGGTTACGATGCTTATAATGCTAGGTGCAAGCTTACGCTGTCttaaattattaaacaaataaatactgtcTGCAAGAAACCAGCTGGTTTAGACAAGTTTGGTATGTAAAGATAAGCTAGAAACTATCTTTATATTCTAGTATTTTCAGCACTCCATAAATTCTATTATCTAAATATTGCCACACTATTTTGTGATTGAAAAATTCTTACTAAGGAATAAAAACTTTATATATGATACGAGGTTGTCTAATAATTAAACAATACTGAATACCCCCACTAGTTTCCAGAGACTTCTGAgtatctggacaagagctcatcAGGGTCCTTGGACACggtttgtctgtttggttttggttttctgtcatTGGTCTCCAGGGAGACTCCTGGTTCTGGCCTTGTGTCCCAGCTTGTCTCCAGTATATCAATGAAAACTACAAAAGCAATAGTCTAGCAATCACTGGTGGTTTGTTTGCCTTAGCCCCAGTTTGCTAATATTTTCATGATTTACCAGGTTTTGGTCCGTGACCTCAGACAGCCTCTCCTGTGTGGTCTGGTGTTTCTCTTTCCTAAACATATCACCACTGGATGTTTCATTCATGCATATGTTTTGCCTGCTTTACTTTTACAGAATAACCCTGGCATGAGACTTTGCCTTTGAGGTCAGGAAACAATTTCTAGACTTTTTTCAAGTGTATGATCAAAACTGTGATTAGAGACCTTTTTAGTGGTGGTGTTGACCCCCTTGACTGATGGTTTGTAAGATGTAGGGGAAGTGCTCCCTCTGCTGACTGACAAGCAGCCAAGGCACAGTAGACCTAATCACAGCCCCAGAGTCGGCTCCTCAGTCCCCTGAGTTTTGTACAGAAAGTTGGGCCAGGTCGTGCAGGCACTGAGGGCCAGAGCGTGGCCACGTTGCCCTCTGCTAGAGAAGATTCTACCACAGCATTCTGGACCAGGAATGCTCGTTTTGATTGAGTAAAGCTCGCTAAACTAACCATAGGACTGAATAAACAAAGATCAGCCCTAGAAAAGAAGGGTTTGTGAGCCTTGACAATGTGTCCGTCATGAGAAAGACGGCCCACTCGAAACTAAAATTACGGAAAAgaacattttaagtattttgagCTACATTTCActgccattatcatcatgatcaAAAGAGACGCGATCTATTCGAAGGTCAAACAGTGGACATTGGCACCATTTTGTgacatgtaataaaaaaatttttttttcactttggctAGATTTTATAGGTCACTTACTTAGTCTGAAACTACATATAGTAACATGATAAAACTATAAAGTTagggcaaaaaaaagaaaaaataatattttccatatTACATCTGAAAATGTGATCTTCTGTGTCTCTGGGGATGGCACTCAGGACCTTGGTCAAGCTGGGCCAGAATGCTTCCACTGGCCTGGGCCTCAACCTTTGGAAACTATTATTTGAATTGTTGGTTGATTTTAATGAATTAACTGCAGAGTCATTAGAATTCAGTAAGGAGGTATCTATGTCTGCAGACTTGAATCGTCAGCTGAACCTAGTACATCATGTGATTTTTCAACTTACAACTGTGAATCTTCATTCAGTAGTAGTAGTTAGTGTTCATCAATTTTGCAGAAACACATTTCTTAGCAAACTTTTCCGTGAATTTATAAGGGCCCCCACTGCACAGCCACACTCTGTATTTTAAGGCGTTAGAACCTAGAGCTGTGACAGTCCTGACTTCTAGTCCCATCATTCTGAAACTGCTGCCTTTTAAAGTTCTTGCTGACTGCAGGGACCACAGCATTTGTGACTCCTGTCCTGTAGGACCTTAGCCTGGTTCTGTCTGTCATGGGTCAGTGTTTGTCCTCTCTGTGGGAGGTGACTGCTGCCCATGAGGGACTTGGGAAGACAGGGCTGGGCAAACAGGCCACAAAGGCTTTTTATTTCAGGTAGAAGTGAACGGTGACTTAAGACTAGCTTCCTTATTGTGAAAGAGGCAATTTTCTCTCAGCAAGCAACATAGctctaactatttttttttcttaatccattGAGCCTTCAGATCAATATATTGAGGACCTCTAACAAATGTCCTCATGATAGTTTAAGCAAGTTCTGGGTAGATTTGCAATTTGTGCTCACACCCGCTTCAGGAGCCAGCTTTTCATGAGCAGAGGAGCGACAGCTGCAGTTTCTGAGGTGTAAAGGGATTTGCACTACACACATGCTATTCTCAGAATTCTTTGCCCCTTAAAATCGTATTTCCTATACTCCAGTGCAAACTCCAAGTAAATACAAACTATACTTAAAAAGGAgctgatattttaaaacaatctaGAGATACCCCCATAAACAACAGACAATGGATTAatgctatttttctttcccttgaaaAAATTGAGTAGAGAGTGCACTAAAATGTATTATATCTATCCCCTGGAATGTTTTACACATATCCTAGAAAAATACCCAATGCATATTAAATGTTTCCTAATAATTCAGGGATTAAAAGCGTCACTTTCACATTATGCATTTTGTGTGCAGTCTTTGCACTTGGGCTGATCCATACAGAGCTTTTGTGTCTGGTTATTTCTTTATTGTGAGCCAGAGTTTCACTGTATAGCACTGACTGACCTGGAATGCCTGTGTAGACAAGTTGTCTTCAAACTCCTGaagatccacatgtctctgcctctggagtgttggatGAAAAGTGTGGGCCAAACACCTGGCTACATCTGCTTTTTAAtggggttctcagccttccacagCCAGTCTGTCAACTGTCACTTCTCAGTGGTCAGAAGGCCACCTCCTGCTTTGGTGCCTGTTTACTGTGGGCTGGGACAGGACCACACCCATTTGTAGCGTGTGTCTAAAATGAGAGTGAATGGGTTcaaactgaggcccaggggcTTTGCTGTAAGCAAATTATGAGAGCATATTCTCGGCGATGGTTTCTTCAAGCtgtctcttcctgttttctaaaaCTATCAGATTCTCAGCAGTTCCATATTGGATTATTTGAAATCTTCAAGTACTTTATGTTTTCAttagtatgtaaaaataaaatccacttGCCAGTGGTTTCAGATAATAGTAAACAATAAGACTACATTCTCATGTTAGAAGTAAGTTATGTGACTGGCTGGAGGCTTCTTTCAAGTCAGAACGGGATTGGTGAAGACTGCATGGGCATTTCCATTCATGGATGACCATGGACCCCTCTTCTGGGTTGTAACACCTAGGCCTTGAACATGCTGGGTACAGGGCCAGCGAGAAGATCCTGGAAACTGTCAGGGTGAGTGTGTAGGCCGTTGTCTTCAGACACACCCATGGCAGAGCCTCTGGGgagaagctacacacacacacacacacacacacacacacacacacacacacacacacacacacaggctcaagATGGCAGGTGTGTGGAGCCATGCAGTTGGCTTGCTCTTGTTTTATGTAGAGGCCGTGGTAAGTGCTGGCCAGCGTACCAGAGATTAACCTCAGGGGCCTCGGTgtcgtggggggtgggggggtgtcgaAGAACTAGACCCAGACCAAGCGCACAGGAACAGAGTGAGGGCTCTGCAGTGGTGTATGAAATGCTCGGCCCTGTGGGGTTTGCTGACTCGTGctaggtggggagggagaggctgagagGGTTGACTGGGTTTTGCAGAGTGGATGAGAGTTCGTGTGAAGACGCCAACCTGCCTGTCTTGTGCTTTGGTTTCATCAGTTATATTAAACCTGGAGTCTGAGGGAGGGCTACTAATTCCTCTCTTGAGACCCTGACTGCCCTGATGACTCTTAGCTTCAGCATCTCCTGTGGGAATGGACCCTAGGCTGGGACTATGGTCCTGACACTTCCTACTGCAGTGGGAGATGTAGTTTTCCTGTTGCATAATAATATTATAGTGCAGAAGGGAAAATGTATTCACAGTCAGCTCTGCCTTGCCTCCTGTGGGGCATGTGTTCtaagcaaacacacaaaacaaacaaaaataccccaTGGTGACTTCTATCCCTTCACAGAAGGGGTTGATGACCAGTTCCCCACTCAGTAAGGAGAGAGGAAACAGGCATCCAAAGGCCTGCTTTTTCAAAAACGTGTGGGGAGAGGACACAGGCAAGTACCACGAGGACCACCAAGATCAGAACCAGATTTGTTGGCTCAGAATTTACTGCTCTTTATACTATTACAACAAGAGttttgtggtttttggtttttgtttgtttgggtctttttgagacagggtttctctgtgtagccctggctgccctggaactcactctgtagtccttgAACTCAAGACAACTGCCTACCTCGGCCTCATAAATgcagattaaaagtgtgtgccaccatcaccaccccaccaccaaaCTACATAGAGTTCAAATGAGGGGAGTTAGATTTTGTCATAGAAGAAGTTGGTTTAGGCCACAAACCTAAGAGCAACAGTGCTCACTGGAAGCAGTGGCTGAGGAAGAGGCGGTCTGCAGTCATCTCCACATGGCAGGGCAACAGGAGCACCACAAGATGAAGTCCTGAGAGAGGTTTCAGGCTCCTTACAGCATTCCATCTCTTGTCCCACTCACTTTTTGGAGACATCAGAAATAAGTAGCTCCTGGTTTTCAACGCTGCACATGATCCGGCttgtttccccctcccccaccttgtGGCATTCCCTCAGCAAAGAGCTTTCTGACTGACGGACCAGAACCAAACAACCTCGAGCTGGGAAAAGGATTTgaacaaatgggaaaggaaggaagaacatggttttttgttttttcactttgtttttaatgctttttaaattgtgtgtgtgtgtgtgtgtgtgtgtgtgtgtgtgtgtgtgtgcaggtgcccactggcccagaaaagggcattggatgccctggagctggagtcacaggtggttgtgagccacccaacatgggtgctgggaactgaactccatcctttggaaaagcaatatatgctcttaaccactgagccgtttctacagcctcttgtttttgttttggttggagGGGGAAGGGTCTCATTATTATAATctaggctggattcaaactccaTGAGAGTCAAACTGCTGAACCATGGTATGGTTCAGACATGTCAACCATGTCTACTCCTGTTATATACATCCCATCTGCATTACGTtgcaaccatccatccatccatccatccatccatccatccatccatccatccatccatttttgAAGTGATGGGAATTGAGCTCAGAGCCTGGGCAtcccaggcaagtgctctaccatggagccacctcccagccccctGCAGTTTTTATATAGGGTGTTTTTGGTGAGCTTTAGCTGGGGTTTGATTTCCAGGCCCTTCCCACGAGGATGTGAACAGAGGTATTGGGCATCCTGCAGTTCAGAGATAAATTCTGCTTCCCTGGGTGCCTTCCCAGCTGCCTTCCCAGCTTTCCCACAGTAGCTCTGCCTGAACCCCTCTCCTAGAGGCTTGAGTTGCTCTGGGCATCAGGAACCCCTAAGCCATGGTGTTAACCCAGACTCCAGATTCGATAGGATATCTAGGGAGGGACTCTGTTTTCATGAGTGAACTATCTGGAACAATACTATAATTTGTAACCACATGTGACCAAAGAGGCAGGAACTCCTGATTGCACGTGCCCACACCCCTAGGTTCTCTGCAGACACCCTGGATGTAATAACACACTGCTGAGCTACAGGTTTGCACGTTCATTCATTCAAAAGTCTGGTCCGAAGGGGCACAATGGTCCCAGCCTTTGGAGCCACTTATGTTAGGGCAGGAAGACGCCTTctcaggttgcctagcgacaAGACTGGGGATGATGTCAttccccccctacacacacacacacacacacacacacacacacacacacacacacacacacacacacacggggttcACAGTACATCAGCACTCTGGGCCAGGCATGGTCGCGTGCTTCCACACGTGTCTCTGCGCACGCTGAGCTGCACGTGAAGGGGGGGGGTGCAGCCCAGTGCGCTTGCGCCGGCCTTAGGAAACTCGGGCTCCTGCAGCTGATGACGCTGcactttctcagccttcctggtgGGGGGAGCCCAGGGTAGGTGCTGGAGCCAAGCTGATTGCTGCAGACCGGGCATCCCTTGCTCTGGTCACACGTGTAGATTAGTAAATCGGATTCCTCCTAATGAGGGACGGCGGGCGAGAAGGGTTATAATTAGTGGATTTTGCCTGATGGATAGAGTGAACCTGTGCTGAAGAATGTGTTGTTCTCTTACATTATATATTAAAGAATTATTTACCAACCTCTCCAGAAAAAAATGATCTGGTCTCAGACTTTGGCTTTTTGAATTTACAGTATTGTTTGATTATATAGTACTTCCTGCAACACATTTATAAACCCCCAAATGAATGAATTGGAGGTGTTCGGGGAGGGTTAATGCTTTTGACATAATTCTCCCCGGGATGCTGCAAAGCTATTCCAGCACCATGGTTCCCTTGCAAATTAGGATTCGGCCATGTGATGGGAAATGATCTCAGATAACAGTGATATTTGGACAAGTCAGGTGATGCTGTGGTCTGAAGGGCACAAGAGTGCCACCCTAGAGGCAGGCATTACCGAAACACAAGGCTTTGAGTCTGCTTTTTAATGATATACATGCATGATTTCCTGTAGGTTGAATTTGAATAATgccctgccctccacacatgcaaGACTGCTTGCCTAAGAAAGACAATTAATATAAAGCAGTAAAAACGGCCAGGACCTTGATTCAACTAACATGTTTAATTCCCGTGTCAGGCACAGTCTGGACCATATAAACTTGATCCCTTCTGGTGTTGACAGCTGAGTCCCTCAAGACCCTGGTCTTTGCTGATCAGTTGCTATTTTTGCTAATTAGTGATCATGTCCCTCtgcctgtgatttttttcaccTGACTCTTAGGAAGAAGACAAGACGATGATGTAATCTCTGTCTAGCTATTCCACCCATCCCCTGGTCCTAGTCTCCccgctctgcttcctggctgctcttAAGGACCCTTTCCTTCCCATAAAGTCTCCACTTGCcagctcttctgtctctgccctctcccACCGGAGCATCTGGATCACTAAATTTaacatctttctgctttttgttttgattccAATGCCACTCTAGACAGGTCTTaggcagcagcaggcacaggTAGACTGGCCCCGAGTCCTTGCTTCTCCTCACAGCCTGGATCACCAGGAACACGACGTGTGTCCCCCGACCCCATAACTGCCTTTTATAAGTGTGCATGGATCCTCATTCATATTTTGTGGGTGGATGAATGAACACCTCTGGCAACTGCTTCCGTTTGATTGCTTCCAAAGACAAGAGCGCCAAACTTGTCAAAACTCTTCCTTTCCCCTGCCCTACCCTGGGCTTCCTTCCCCCTGACTCAATAGTAAAGACTCGGGGACAAGTCAggtaaggagagagacagacggTACTAGCAATCTGTCCCTGTGAGGGAAAGATGTGGTATGGTTTGGAAGGTGAGTGGCCTCCTCTGACTTTGGATGTACATTAAAGCATTCAGCTTTGCTATGGACTttggctgtagctcagtggaaaagcCTTGTGTCCCGAGGTGcaagaggccccaggttcaaaaCCCAGCGCCTCAAAAGAAGGACAAGAAGTGGTTCGCTTAGCCAGACAGCACTGGGAcacctgaggcaagaggactgagTGAGGCCAGACCAAGCTCCCCAGCCAGTCCCAGgctgtctgaggccagcctaagctccCCAGCCAGTCCCAGgctgtctgaggccagcctaagctccCCAGCCAGTCCCAGGCTCTCTGAGGCCAGACCACACTCCCCAGCCAGTTCCAGGATCTCTGAGGCCAGACCAAGCTCCCCAGCCAGTCCCAGGCTGGAGtggattacagagtgagaccctctctcaaaaagggggtgggagggaggaataaaggatgtgaaagaagaataaagaaagaaaagaaaatcttcatcCACaacagtagaatttttttttttatatttagtgtGTTCATGTATGAGTGGAGACCGGAAGAAGATTTGTGGGAAGCAATCCTTCCCCTACCCCATGGGTTCCAGGAACAGCTCAGGTtctcgggcttggtggcaagtgtccttaCCACCAAGCAACCTTACCAGGGCCACCACAGTGCAACTAATATCACTTTCACCTTAGTCCAAATGATGTTTAAAATTACGTCTAAATTTATTGTTAATGAAATTCTGTAAGGTTGAACTTTAAAGAAGTTTCTGGTCACTTCTCTGTTTATCACTGAGAATACCTGTCACGGTCAAGTAGAGGACAGGTTTCCTACCAAGCTGTACCTCGTTGCTCTTGTGGCCCCTGACCTCCATGTGGAGTGAGGGGGACCTGGCTGTGACCTCTGGTGACATGCACAGCCTGTAGGAGCTCTGGTTGGCTGGCCAggggttttaattttttctcatttgttctcATTTATTGGTGGATCCTCCGGACCCGTCACATGACCTGACACATGGTAAGTACCCGGTGAAGGACTGTTGACAGCCAAACCCTCATCCCTGTTCCCACGGCCACTGTCCTCCTTTAAACCCTTCTCATCCCTCACCCAGACTGTTGCAAGTTCTCCTTAAGTGTCTTTGCCCAATCCTCCTTTCCCCCAGCCCTGGCCGTCCGCCAGCATCATTAAATTCTAAACAGAAGGACACACGAAGCCAGGGACTCCCTAGGACAGCAAGTCTCCCAGGTGTGCCTAACCTTTGACCTTGCAACTTAACACTGAAATCTACGGTTAGTTAGTGGTCACAAACCCACAatcaagttatttaaaaaattgcaaaaagCCCTTGCAGTGTTAGGGAGGTTTATAGTTCAGGGCTGAGCTGCACTCACAGATGGCCTGGGGGGTTGTAGGCCACAGGTTGGACAGGCGGTCCAAGTCTTGtctctttctgtcctctttccTATTTCTCGAACCCCAAGATGGGTATACTTGGTGGTCCAGTCACACTTCACCAGCACTTGTCCCTCAGGCTCTGTGTTCTCAAGTGTCTTGTCACCGACAGAATGATTTCCACTCAGAGGCCCCCTACTCATGCCTCAAAACTCCCCTGAAATTGTACCTCATCCATGCAAACTTGCATAACTCTCTTAGTCAAAACTCAGCACACTGCCCCCTTTGTGCCTAGGCCTTCCTTTATAACTCCATTCCCGTGATAAACATCTGTTGCACATCCAGGTGTGTGGTAGAAGTGATGCATATTCTCTCCTGTCATTGTGCCTAACTTAAAGCCACATCCCAAGGGCTGGTAAAGTTGTTGCTGTGGGCTCCCTTCCTGCTCAGGCCCCTGGGATTCTCACACAAACCTGGGTTCTGAGTGTGAAAGAACCCAGACCCCTTCTGGAGCTGGTGAAATGGTGCCACTCTGTCAatggacctgagttctgttcccagcaccagtgGGTG
Protein-coding regions in this window:
- the Bhlhe41 gene encoding class E basic helix-loop-helix protein 41, which translates into the protein MDEGIPHLQERQLLEHRDFIGLDYSSLYMCKPKRSLKRDDTKDTYKLPHRLIEKKRRDRINECIAQLKDLLPEHLKLTTLGHLEKAVVLELTLKHLKALTALTEQQHQKIIALQNGERSLKSPVQADLDAFHSGFQTCAKEVLQYLARFESWTPREPRCAQLVSHLHAVATQLLTPQVPPGRGPGRAPCSTGAAATPGPERAARCVPVIQRTQPGTEPEHDTDTDSGYGGEAEQGRAAVKQEPPGDPSPAPKRPKLEARGALLGPEPALLGSLVALGGGAPFAQPAAAPFCLPFYLLSPSAAAYVQPWLDKSGLDKYLYPAAAAPFPLLYPGIPAAAAAAAFPCLSSVLSPPPEKAGAAAGVPLLAHEVAPPGPLRPQHAHSRTHLPRAGNPESSQEDASQPAKDAP